Proteins found in one candidate division WOR-3 bacterium genomic segment:
- a CDS encoding MBL fold metallo-hydrolase, whose protein sequence is MSNENDFRVKIWGARGSYPTPGGDYAVYGGNTSCVEVNVGGRKIVFDAGTGLIPLGKSLQKDKCDRILLFLSHTHQDHILGLPFFKPIWITGKRIDIFGPDLFDVKLRDILDTWFSAPLAAFFIEDAAAKITVNSVNQWDVLIFPLDSQEVIIVRNRSEKIEISENDAVMSIHKNFSHPKGGSFSYKISFRGKTFCYVTDTENYQGGDRKVGDFVKQSDLLVHDCHFSDEDYPDHQGFGHSSLGNVVAQAKRAEVKKLILFHLNPEYDDEKIEELEKKGKSIFPETSAAREGSEYYL, encoded by the coding sequence TTGTCCAACGAGAATGATTTCAGAGTAAAAATTTGGGGTGCGAGAGGAAGTTATCCAACTCCGGGAGGTGATTATGCTGTCTATGGAGGTAATACTTCTTGTGTCGAGGTCAACGTAGGAGGAAGGAAAATTGTCTTTGACGCCGGAACAGGCTTGATTCCACTGGGTAAATCACTGCAAAAAGATAAATGCGATAGAATTCTGCTCTTTCTAAGCCATACCCACCAGGACCACATACTGGGACTGCCCTTTTTCAAGCCTATATGGATTACAGGTAAGAGAATCGACATATTCGGACCTGACCTGTTCGACGTAAAGCTAAGGGACATATTAGATACCTGGTTTTCTGCGCCTCTGGCTGCATTTTTCATCGAAGACGCAGCGGCGAAAATAACCGTGAATTCTGTCAACCAGTGGGATGTATTGATTTTTCCTCTTGATTCCCAAGAGGTCATAATTGTCAGAAACAGGTCCGAAAAGATTGAAATTTCAGAAAACGACGCCGTTATGTCCATTCATAAGAACTTTTCTCATCCAAAGGGAGGATCCTTTTCTTATAAGATTTCTTTTCGAGGCAAGACATTCTGCTACGTCACCGACACCGAAAACTATCAGGGAGGCGACAGAAAAGTAGGAGATTTCGTCAAACAATCAGACCTGCTGGTTCACGACTGCCATTTTTCTGACGAAGACTATCCAGACCACCAGGGTTTCGGGCATTCATCTCTTGGAAATGTCGTTGCTCAAGCCAAGAGAGCTGAAGTTAAAAAGCTGATACTATTCCATTTGAACCCTGAATACGACGATGAAAAAATCGAGGAGTTGGAAAAGAAAGGGAAGAGTATCTTTCCGGAAACCAGCGCTGCGAGGGAAGGTTCGGAATATTACCTTTAA
- the dnaJ gene encoding molecular chaperone DnaJ → MQSPNTQQRRDYYEVLGIPKNASEDDIKKAYRSLAKKYHPDLNKGDEKNASEKFKEISEAYEVLMDKNKRAQYDRFGHEGLSQSFGQNGFSMRDFTHMDDISDIFGGFGGIEDILGSFFGSSQGFKSRKRQNPFAPQRGRNIEISLKISLQEMNSDIHKTINLSRHEVCDLCNGFGYKDKNDKQTCSACGGSGYVKKSVNTMFGRMVSTTTCPKCGGSGFEVKNPCQKCQGEGVVSVSSKINIDLPAGVIPEEGPYALRGEGNAGRSGGPRGDLIINLTEIPDGVFLRSGRNILLRMPVGVDILAMGDKIKVPTIEGDVLMNIPQGTQTGHVFRLKNKGLPHPKKSQKGDQLVEVIAWTPQSLTKKAKELMKELGKEISGSTPPPSRKLFNID, encoded by the coding sequence TTGCAAAGTCCTAACACGCAACAGAGACGAGATTACTACGAAGTTTTGGGAATTCCAAAAAACGCCTCCGAAGATGATATAAAAAAAGCTTACCGTTCTCTCGCAAAAAAATACCACCCTGATCTGAACAAAGGCGATGAAAAAAATGCCTCTGAAAAGTTCAAGGAAATAAGCGAAGCATACGAAGTTCTGATGGACAAAAATAAAAGAGCTCAATACGACAGGTTTGGGCACGAAGGGCTCTCGCAGAGTTTCGGCCAAAACGGTTTCTCGATGAGAGATTTCACCCACATGGATGATATTAGTGATATTTTCGGCGGATTCGGAGGTATCGAAGACATTTTAGGTTCATTTTTCGGGTCTTCTCAGGGATTTAAATCCAGAAAAAGACAAAACCCATTCGCCCCTCAAAGGGGCAGAAACATCGAGATATCTTTGAAAATCTCCTTGCAAGAAATGAATTCCGACATTCACAAGACCATAAACCTTTCAAGACATGAAGTTTGCGATTTGTGCAACGGTTTCGGGTACAAAGACAAAAACGACAAACAGACTTGTTCAGCTTGCGGGGGTTCAGGTTATGTCAAAAAATCTGTCAACACAATGTTCGGAAGGATGGTTTCTACGACAACTTGCCCAAAATGTGGAGGATCAGGCTTCGAGGTAAAAAATCCCTGCCAAAAATGCCAGGGAGAAGGAGTCGTGAGCGTATCTTCCAAAATAAATATCGACCTTCCAGCCGGTGTCATTCCCGAAGAGGGACCGTATGCTCTGAGAGGGGAAGGAAACGCAGGCAGATCCGGAGGACCAAGAGGGGACCTTATAATCAACCTAACAGAAATTCCCGATGGAGTGTTTTTGAGATCAGGACGCAACATACTTCTGAGAATGCCAGTGGGTGTTGACATATTGGCTATGGGAGACAAGATAAAAGTTCCAACAATAGAAGGCGACGTCTTGATGAATATACCTCAAGGCACCCAAACCGGTCATGTTTTCAGGTTGAAGAACAAAGGCCTTCCTCATCCGAAAAAATCCCAAAAAGGCGACCAGTTGGTCGAAGTGATCGCTTGGACTCCTCAAAGTCTGACCAAGAA
- the dnaK gene encoding molecular chaperone DnaK yields the protein MANEKIIGIDLGTTNSCVAVVEGNEPLVIPNPDGERTTPSVVGFTKQGERLVGLLAKRQQITNAKNTIYSIKRFMGRRIEEVGRERELVPYSIIDGGQAGVKVTALEKEYTPQEISSMILQYLKKSAEDYLGTKISKAVITVPAYFNDAQRQATKDAGKIAGLDVMRIINEPTAAALAYGLDKKKNQKIAVYDLGGGTFDISILEIGDGVFEVISTNGDTHLGGDDFDQRIVDFVADEFIKTDGIDLRKDPQALQRLREAAEKAKRELSSSLERPIQLPYITADSTGAKHLDITLTRAKLESLVGDLIKKTLRPCEQALYDAKMSPADIDEVILVGGMTRMPKVQETVSNFFSKEPHKGINPDEVVAIGAAIQGAVLAGDVKDVLLLDVTPLSLGIETLGGIMTKIIERNTTIPTKKSQIFSTATDNQTSVTIHVLQGEREMASDNRTLGRFDLISIPPAPRGIPQIEVTFDIDADGILHVSAKDLATSREQKIRIEAGTGIGEEDINRMVREATEHETEDREKKKLIEAKNQADNLIYTIEKNIREKSGSVSPEEKNQIEADIEDLKKAMSSNDYVSINNAMSNLTNHFNPIAQRLYQQESTSEAGPHESSPENGQQQEDASQTDADFEVINDGQKK from the coding sequence ATGGCAAATGAAAAAATCATCGGTATTGACCTCGGAACGACAAATTCGTGTGTCGCGGTGGTCGAGGGCAACGAACCGCTTGTGATACCAAATCCGGACGGGGAGAGAACCACGCCTTCGGTGGTTGGATTCACGAAACAAGGAGAGAGACTCGTCGGACTTTTGGCAAAAAGACAGCAGATAACAAACGCCAAAAATACCATTTATTCCATTAAAAGATTTATGGGAAGACGGATAGAAGAAGTCGGCAGGGAAAGAGAACTTGTTCCCTACTCGATAATCGACGGAGGACAAGCCGGCGTCAAAGTAACCGCTCTCGAGAAGGAATACACTCCCCAGGAAATTTCATCAATGATACTTCAGTATCTCAAAAAATCCGCAGAGGATTATTTAGGCACAAAAATTTCTAAAGCGGTGATAACAGTTCCCGCTTATTTCAACGACGCGCAAAGGCAGGCGACCAAAGACGCCGGTAAAATTGCCGGACTCGACGTCATGAGAATCATAAATGAGCCCACTGCGGCAGCTCTGGCATACGGTCTCGACAAAAAGAAAAACCAAAAAATCGCCGTTTACGATTTAGGTGGAGGAACTTTCGACATAAGCATTCTCGAAATAGGAGATGGAGTATTTGAAGTGATCTCGACCAACGGGGACACTCACCTCGGGGGTGACGACTTCGACCAGAGAATCGTCGACTTTGTCGCCGATGAATTCATAAAAACAGATGGCATTGACCTCAGGAAAGATCCCCAAGCGCTTCAGAGACTCAGAGAAGCAGCAGAAAAGGCAAAGAGAGAGCTGTCCTCTTCTCTCGAAAGGCCCATACAACTTCCATACATAACCGCCGACAGCACAGGAGCAAAACACCTCGATATAACTCTGACGAGAGCAAAACTTGAATCCTTGGTGGGAGACCTGATCAAAAAAACCCTCCGACCATGCGAACAAGCCCTTTACGACGCGAAAATGTCTCCGGCTGACATCGATGAAGTCATACTCGTAGGCGGAATGACGAGGATGCCAAAAGTCCAGGAGACCGTTTCGAATTTCTTTTCAAAAGAACCCCACAAGGGAATAAACCCAGATGAGGTCGTCGCTATTGGAGCTGCCATTCAGGGAGCCGTGCTCGCCGGAGACGTAAAGGACGTTCTCCTTTTGGACGTCACTCCCCTGTCCCTCGGGATAGAGACTTTGGGCGGCATCATGACCAAGATAATCGAGCGTAACACGACAATTCCGACGAAAAAAAGTCAAATATTCAGCACCGCCACCGACAACCAGACCAGCGTTACCATACATGTTCTTCAAGGTGAAAGGGAAATGGCCTCCGACAACAGAACTCTCGGCAGGTTCGATTTGATAAGCATCCCCCCCGCTCCAAGGGGCATTCCTCAAATTGAAGTCACCTTCGACATTGACGCTGACGGAATTCTTCACGTTTCTGCCAAAGATCTCGCGACCTCCCGTGAGCAGAAAATAAGAATAGAAGCCGGAACAGGCATAGGCGAAGAAGATATTAACAGAATGGTCAGAGAAGCGACAGAACATGAAACCGAAGACAGAGAAAAGAAGAAACTCATCGAAGCTAAAAACCAAGCCGACAATTTAATCTATACTATCGAGAAAAACATACGTGAAAAATCAGGTTCCGTTTCACCTGAAGAAAAAAACCAAATCGAAGCTGATATAGAAGATTTGAAAAAAGCGATGTCCTCGAACGACTACGTCTCCATAAATAACGCGATGAGCAATTTGACCAACCACTTCAACCCTATAGCTCAAAGGCTTTATCAGCAGGAATCGACTTCAGAGGCGGGTCCACATGAATCATCTCCCGAAAACGGTCAACAACAGGAAGACGCTTCCCAAACGGACGCGGATTTTGAAGTCATAAACGACGGCCAGAAAAAATAA
- a CDS encoding penicillin-binding protein activator LpoB, protein MKKIIILGLVLIFTFACSSRRVTRIDSDLVTDVSGRWNDTDSRLVAEKMISECLGSSWLVNYHDRFGEKPTVIVGTVQNRSYEHIDATTFMKDIEREFVNDGQIRIVASVSEREDLRDERFSQQGFASPETRTALRNEFGADYMMMGTITSIIDESSDVRVVYYQVDLELLDIETTEKVWMATEKIKKIIE, encoded by the coding sequence ATGAAAAAAATCATTATACTGGGACTGGTCCTAATATTTACGTTCGCCTGTTCGTCGAGAAGGGTGACGAGAATTGACTCCGATCTCGTAACCGATGTCAGCGGAAGATGGAACGATACCGATTCAAGACTCGTAGCTGAAAAGATGATTTCCGAATGTCTCGGGAGCTCCTGGCTTGTCAACTATCATGACCGTTTCGGAGAAAAACCCACGGTAATTGTCGGTACCGTTCAGAACAGAAGCTACGAACATATAGACGCTACGACATTCATGAAAGACATAGAAAGAGAATTCGTCAACGATGGACAAATACGAATAGTAGCCTCGGTCTCCGAGAGAGAAGACCTGCGGGACGAGAGGTTTTCACAGCAAGGTTTCGCATCGCCGGAGACGAGAACCGCTCTGAGAAACGAATTCGGAGCCGATTACATGATGATGGGGACAATAACCTCGATTATTGACGAATCTTCAGATGTCAGGGTCGTTTATTACCAAGTGGATTTAGAACTCCTCGACATCGAGACAACTGAAAAGGTCTGGATGGCAACCGAAAAGATAAAAAAGATAATAGAATAA
- a CDS encoding L,D-transpeptidase, with amino-acid sequence MALFFYIMLISTNSVMVGFFSNLDPTPYINTGQILFLPDTVYAHQKIFISPYFIDFAKIKLYCHGHETSPEIDEISSTLSIPAFPDDTSNIVFEITGEFAYQRDTVTIISERWLEFFLDPDLQFSILWEGARPITYSLISSGRSQSPTSAAHTKIFDKKPSSEFYDGGLMRWWMSIQRTHNVKVITDSGEERFFPVLENGTHAPLSGTYHFVGNQASHGCIRNPLAKVYYDILEVGDRVEMHYRNSGNSYRHERINRAYRYLNWDALLEVDSSLSRYVEDAKLRISKEFGLNNR; translated from the coding sequence ATGGCATTGTTTTTTTATATTATGCTGATTTCCACAAACAGCGTCATGGTTGGTTTTTTTTCGAATTTAGACCCGACCCCATACATAAACACAGGTCAAATACTCTTTTTGCCCGACACGGTTTACGCCCATCAGAAAATATTTATCTCTCCCTATTTCATCGATTTCGCCAAAATAAAACTCTATTGCCACGGGCATGAAACTTCACCGGAAATAGATGAAATTTCAAGCACACTGAGTATTCCGGCTTTTCCGGACGACACCTCTAACATCGTGTTTGAAATCACCGGCGAATTCGCTTATCAGAGGGACACCGTGACAATTATATCAGAGAGGTGGCTGGAGTTCTTCCTCGACCCGGACCTGCAATTTTCGATATTGTGGGAAGGAGCAAGACCAATTACCTACTCTCTCATCTCCAGCGGCAGATCTCAATCACCAACTAGCGCCGCTCACACAAAGATTTTTGACAAAAAACCGAGTTCTGAATTCTACGACGGAGGTCTGATGAGATGGTGGATGTCGATTCAGAGGACCCACAACGTCAAAGTGATAACCGACAGCGGAGAAGAAAGGTTTTTTCCAGTTCTCGAAAACGGAACCCACGCGCCTCTTTCTGGAACTTACCACTTCGTAGGGAATCAAGCCAGCCACGGCTGCATCAGAAACCCATTGGCGAAAGTGTATTACGATATACTCGAAGTTGGAGACAGAGTTGAAATGCACTACCGAAATTCAGGAAACTCCTACAGACACGAAAGAATCAATCGTGCTTACAGGTATTTAAACTGGGACGCGCTCCTGGAAGTAGATTCCTCTTTGTCGAGGTACGTGGAAGATGCTAAACTTAGAATTTCAAAAGAGTTCGGTTTGAACAACCGATAA
- a CDS encoding nucleotide exchange factor GrpE, producing the protein MLGNFIDEEVDENPEDSEHQVSYDTEDLFKKMEIENQELEKKYRELYENYLRTLADFDNFKKRTKKESINSYKSGQADVLKDILDFSDDLQRGREFLATCKNEGEFLTGIELIENKLKNFLVSHNTLCFGEPGDGFDPKLHEAIASESVEDPELEGKILQVVRKGYVKEDEVLRPAQVIVAHFTENLPGSNQKNVENCN; encoded by the coding sequence GTGCTTGGAAACTTCATAGACGAAGAAGTTGATGAAAATCCAGAAGATTCAGAACATCAAGTCAGTTATGACACCGAAGATCTTTTCAAGAAAATGGAGATTGAAAACCAGGAATTAGAAAAAAAATACAGGGAGTTATACGAAAATTACCTGAGAACTCTCGCCGATTTTGATAATTTCAAAAAAAGGACGAAAAAAGAGTCCATAAACAGCTACAAGTCTGGTCAAGCGGATGTTTTGAAAGACATCCTCGATTTTTCAGACGACCTGCAAAGAGGCAGAGAATTTTTGGCGACATGCAAAAACGAGGGCGAGTTTTTAACAGGTATTGAGCTAATCGAGAACAAGCTCAAGAATTTTCTCGTATCGCACAATACTCTGTGTTTCGGAGAACCTGGAGATGGTTTTGATCCCAAGCTACATGAAGCTATTGCCTCTGAAAGCGTAGAGGACCCCGAACTCGAAGGCAAAATACTGCAAGTAGTGAGAAAAGGTTACGTAAAAGAAGATGAAGTCTTAAGACCCGCTCAGGTTATAGTAGCTCATTTCACTGAAAATTTACCTGGCTCAAATCAAAAAAACGTTGAAAACTGTAATTAA
- a CDS encoding AMIN domain-containing protein, whose product MKKCFLTSVLLLSALSFLSAYNINEIEISPAYSGAQIAIGTDRLGSYRDYQSGDNIVIDFYGATNNLRAAAFPYVDRGPVVGIGIADFSSSDIIRVVIETSGLKSYKVSSSGSNLIINVEPVVSSGSFSVWRASESIQNLEYSDFSFGGLPSGSFVGSGGLISMNLDQADITTVLRAIADYSGRDIIAAPTIAGTVTLRLNNVTWWQALQAICHSHGLGISEENGILLVGTQGDFDTWRQAQESAERVIYRVYTLQYSTPSEVSASISSMISEKGSILLDLRTNSVIVSDIESRQSAIKDMIDLLDKPTPQVEIVAKIVDMNMDASRSLGINWRVLGLGIFDENEIQFGDTSQTYGSGLINLSFGQIYDYAQINASLVAMESKGDAKTIASPHVTVLDNNPASILGGKRFGVPVRGSDGSVTIQFYDAGTRLEVTPHVNANDEITLEIRTELSDVDVASVQEGKPIITTHEASTNQRVMDGETVVLGGFVTESENQNESGIPILKSIPIIGWLFKTRSTSTTQREVLIFITPHIIRPHLTPATIQ is encoded by the coding sequence GTGAAGAAATGTTTTTTGACCTCCGTTTTATTGTTGTCAGCACTTTCATTTTTGTCGGCGTACAATATAAACGAAATCGAGATATCTCCGGCTTATTCCGGAGCCCAGATAGCGATTGGAACAGACAGGCTGGGCTCATACAGGGATTATCAGTCCGGGGACAACATCGTGATAGATTTCTACGGAGCGACAAACAATCTGAGGGCTGCAGCATTTCCCTACGTCGACCGAGGTCCTGTGGTCGGAATAGGAATAGCGGATTTCTCTTCGAGCGACATTATCAGGGTTGTCATCGAGACCAGCGGATTGAAAAGTTACAAGGTGTCCAGCTCCGGATCCAACCTAATCATCAACGTAGAACCCGTTGTGTCTTCAGGCAGTTTCAGCGTCTGGAGAGCGTCCGAGAGCATACAGAATCTCGAATACTCCGATTTTTCCTTCGGAGGGCTTCCTAGCGGATCGTTTGTTGGATCAGGCGGACTGATCAGCATGAACCTCGACCAGGCAGACATCACAACAGTCCTGAGGGCTATTGCGGATTACAGCGGAAGGGACATTATCGCCGCCCCCACGATAGCAGGCACTGTGACTTTGAGGCTTAACAACGTCACTTGGTGGCAAGCTCTTCAGGCTATATGCCATTCCCATGGATTGGGAATTTCAGAGGAAAATGGAATACTCCTCGTCGGAACACAGGGCGATTTCGACACATGGAGACAGGCTCAGGAGAGCGCGGAGAGGGTCATATACAGAGTCTACACACTTCAGTATTCCACCCCTTCCGAGGTCAGCGCGTCCATTTCTTCCATGATTTCCGAAAAAGGTTCGATTCTTCTGGACTTGAGAACAAATTCTGTGATCGTAAGCGACATTGAATCACGCCAATCTGCCATAAAAGACATGATAGACCTACTCGACAAACCGACACCCCAGGTTGAAATAGTCGCTAAAATCGTCGACATGAACATGGACGCCTCCAGGAGCCTGGGAATAAACTGGAGGGTATTAGGACTTGGAATATTCGATGAAAACGAAATACAATTTGGTGACACAAGTCAGACCTATGGCTCTGGTTTGATCAATTTGAGCTTCGGGCAAATTTACGATTACGCCCAAATTAATGCCAGTTTAGTAGCTATGGAGTCAAAAGGCGACGCGAAAACTATAGCAAGCCCGCACGTCACGGTCTTGGACAACAACCCGGCTTCAATCCTCGGCGGAAAGAGGTTCGGCGTCCCGGTCAGAGGCTCAGACGGTTCGGTGACAATACAGTTCTACGACGCCGGCACGAGGCTCGAAGTGACTCCCCACGTCAACGCCAACGACGAGATTACACTTGAAATAAGGACAGAACTCTCGGACGTCGACGTAGCTTCGGTTCAGGAGGGCAAGCCGATAATAACAACACATGAAGCTTCTACAAACCAGAGAGTGATGGACGGAGAGACGGTCGTCCTCGGCGGTTTCGTCACGGAATCGGAAAACCAAAACGAGAGCGGAATCCCGATTCTAAAGAGCATTCCGATAATCGGATGGCTTTTCAAAACGAGGAGCACATCTACAACCCAGCGTGAAGTCCTAATATTCATAACCCCTCACATCATCAGACCTCACTTGACACCTGCCACTATTCAGTAG